Proteins co-encoded in one Medicago truncatula cultivar Jemalong A17 chromosome 8, MtrunA17r5.0-ANR, whole genome shotgun sequence genomic window:
- the LOC25501284 gene encoding protein DOWN-REGULATED IN DIF1 11 gives MAVFFLETDPVLRNADRIEYLSKSDHIYEKCDRVTQPEDSKFLAKCVQKIGSDCGEQIVAKLFTDVGSVNRQCCENLMKMGEKCHMNMAKALIRTPAMRSIDAPDFLRKNKKLFDDCKDME, from the coding sequence ATGGCcgtattttttttggaaactgATCCAGTGTTAAGAAATGCAGATCGGATTGAGTATCTTTCCAAGAGTGATCATATTTACGAGAAGTGTGATCGTGTTACTCAACCTGAAGACTCTAAATTTCTAGCTAAGTGCGTACAAAAAATTGGCTCTGATTGTGGAGAACAAATAGTTGCCAAGTTATTTACTGATGTAGGGAGCGTAAATAGACAATGCTGtgaaaatcttatgaaaatgggtgaaaaatgtcatatGAATATGGCGAAAGCTTTGATTCGTACACCGGCAATGAGGAGTATTGATGCACCTGATTTTCTACGGAAGAACAAGAAATTATTTGATGATTGCAAAGATATGGAATAA